The window ATTAGAATACAAatcatatcatttttatttttacagaatTACTTTCAAAATCTAATCTTTTTGCAAATTCTTGCAAACTGCCTCAATTTGGTAGAACATCTAGTAGTCTTGCCAACGTTAGACAATGTTTAAATTCTGGTACAACTAGCAATAGAACCAATTGCTTAACAAAGGTATTGGTGTTAtaacatttatttcaaatatttatgttataGGTTCTTTTCTGTgatgtatattttattgtaaatatgtTTCAGTTCCCAGCAACTACCACTTTAGGTACACAAATAAGCCGCAATGCAAGTACATCTACAGGTGATCATGTACGTATGTGGGTCATGGAAAGAATTGTCTCAACAGCACTACCAATTTTGATACCTGCTGCTTTAATAGCAGAAAATCCAATTCTTGATGGTGTAATGTCTGTATTAGTTGTAATGCACTCACACTGGTAATTATTcatcttaaaaaattattattgatatcACACCACATATGATTTTTTGCATACtgcagaatatttttgtttctttatttttatatagatttaatgtgtttttattatattgtaacacaTATTATATAGGGGTTTGGAAGCTGTTATTACAGACTATGCACGTCCTAGTGTTGTTGGACCTGTAGTACCAAAAATTCTGCACTTTACATTGCTTATGATCTCAGCAGCTACACTGTGTGGTCTGTTTGTACTCATAAATAATGGTCCTGGGGTTTCAAGAGCTGTGAAAGATGCTTGGGCAATTGGCAAAACACCCCCACAAACCATACCTGCCTCTAATGAAGAATAATtcctttattgtatattttgatTAGAATAATTCCCTAATTACTACATATTTTGATTAGATCATGAATATGTTTTAATTTAGATGTTTTAACATTCTCTTTATCATAAATtattcagaaataaattatttatctttaaacaatttattgcattatttaaataatagttaTAAAATCCATTTTCATTATTctagataatatataaattgtgATAGCATAACGAATACAAATTAATTCcacaaataatttgaattaaataaaatgtatttatttatagaagtcatagtataaaacaaatatgaaacaaatataCCTACAgcatttatatgtatgtaatataatttttataacatcaaaaaattctaaaacattattaacattattatcaTAGAAACATATCATTCAtccattgtaattatttaaaaattatcctacaaattaatatttagttttcTCCCACTTTAGCAGCCTTGTCTATGAAAGATGCGAGTTTTACATCCCTCTGTGATAAACCATTCACATCATGAGAAGACAAAGTGATGTTTACTTTGTTGTAAACATTGAACCATTCAGGGTGATGATCCATTTTTTCTGCTTGTAATGCAACTTTTGTCATAAAACCAAATGCCTATCAAcatgaatatgtaaaaaatatataatttatctataacattaaaaatatagtataaagtgatatatatcataaaagattaatttttaaagTGAAACTCACTTGATTAAAGTTTTTGAATAAGAATTCCTTATAAATAGCATCTCTATTTTGTTGCACAGACCAACCATTAGATAACAATGGTTTTAAATCCTTTTCTCGTTCTTCTTGAGTAAGTTTTCCctaaaaataagatatatttttaaaaaatgtattaagtttaatttaaattattatttaatatatttgtcaAGTAATaagattattcaaattttaatcacaaaattacataaacataatcttttaataaaattcattactatgtaaaacaattttaattaagcaAAAAGTTTTCCTTGACGATATTAGTAACAGGAATGTCAGATCAATGCTTCAATCGCTCCTTATTTCGCGATAGTATATAAtccggaaaaataaattttctgcataaacataaaatttactttttaactgattaataataatttttttcgtAACTGCTGCctttttaattatgaaaaaattacaatttatatgcAATAAATCTCAACCACTTGTTACGCCCAAAAATGACGATGTCTCATGTGTAagtatacaaataatatatgcTTTTACATATTATTCATTTGTTTAAAGCGATAAAAATTTGCAAACAGAATTAAACATCAATTTcgataatatgaaacaaaagatCGAAATTTATCATAAAGATTTCAAATTAATGTTCGcggattatttataaaatttccaattgATACACGCACGTATTCCTGTAcgttaaatattattcttttcacaaaatattaacaacaataatacgttctgtaatatataattttataaatttattataataatcttaccattttgttcttttttaaagCAGGAGCAGATATACTTCTTTgatcgaaaatatggaatatctTTCCTCGTAGCATTCCCCCACCATTCATAAATCGCATGCGCGTTAAAGTCGACataattttatactttctttttccttgaTTATGTCGAAAGACTTTATGTATCacaagtaaatattttaatattacatgaTGAGTTGTTCTTAAAGaccttttttatattattacgtatgagGGTTCAATATCATACATATATTGTCCTAaagcattaataaaatttccgtGCGTTTATTTCCTTATGTAATACAAGATTTACGATTCAAGATTTATTTTACTCTCGGATTATAAAAAGTTAAGCGCAGTACAATATGTAAAGATTGTTGGAAATGAATCATAAGaatgattttaaattttaatttgttttaataCATCGTAAACATAACCTTATCGGTAAATTATTAtcttaaaaaaaatatcaagtaCTCTTAACATTActattttagttttattattaaatagttGTACTGTTATTTATTAAGTAGATTATATTTATGTAAGTATCGCCGTTTCTCTCAAGTCACTATCGGAAACTACATAAATTAATCACTTACACATACCACGATCATATAAACAGGTCTCGACACTCGCTAGGGGAAACTGTATGAAAATTGAGTCGTGTTTAATTGTGTAAAATCAACATGGAAGGATAACAAAATCCGCGTTCTTACGAGACAGACAGAGATGAATAGAGTGTCTCTGTCTTTATTTGAGACATTCATACCATGTCACGCATGCGTAGAACAAGAACCTTTCTGTCTTCCATGTTGACTTTTCACAACTAGTCACAGCTCAATTTTCGGACCGTTTTCCCTAGGATCATGTATATGAGTATCGAGACCGGTTTGTATGATCGTAATATGTACTAGCAGAGAGGAACAGAGAGTATTCACGTTCATAACATTATGTTGACCTTCGAGAAGAAGCGCTGTACCAAGCGGCTAAGTGCTGCATTGATTCAGTTCTATCGTAGACAAGAACCTAGTTCTACGCTAGCATAGACAAAAACCTAGTTCCACACTAGCATAGACAAGATCTTATTTAGTCCCACGTTCTACAGTAGCATCGacttattatttaattctacGATTGTATGGAAAAGTTCATGCCTTTCTAACCAAGATATTCAAATATGAGAATAACAAACTCGCACAATAATTGAAATAAGCCGATCCAAGATAAGGCAATTgatcgtttattatatttttttagagAAGAAAAGGATTTCTCTATTTTAAACGATAATGGATCAATGgaatgatataataattttaacataTATTCCATACATAatagttttttaaatttaacattaatttacttttaacattaaatttaccTTCCTCG is drawn from Bombus terrestris chromosome 12, iyBomTerr1.2, whole genome shotgun sequence and contains these coding sequences:
- the LOC100650698 gene encoding succinate dehydrogenase [ubiquinone] cytochrome b small subunit, mitochondrial; the encoded protein is MMLKKIVSPTIIHKVKQLELLSKSNLFANSCKLPQFGRTSSSLANVRQCLNSGTTSNRTNCLTKFPATTTLGTQISRNASTSTGDHVRMWVMERIVSTALPILIPAALIAENPILDGVMSVLVVMHSHWGLEAVITDYARPSVVGPVVPKILHFTLLMISAATLCGLFVLINNGPGVSRAVKDAWAIGKTPPQTIPASNEE
- the LOC100650821 gene encoding probable pterin-4-alpha-carbinolamine dehydratase isoform X2 translates to MIVGKLTQEEREKDLKPLLSNGWSVQQNRDAIYKEFLFKNFNQAFGFMTKVALQAEKMDHHPEWFNVYNKVNITLSSHDVNGLSQRDVKLASFIDKAAKVGEN
- the LOC100650821 gene encoding probable pterin-4-alpha-carbinolamine dehydratase isoform X1 — protein: MSTLTRMRFMNGGGMLRGKIFHIFDQRSISAPALKKNKMGKLTQEEREKDLKPLLSNGWSVQQNRDAIYKEFLFKNFNQAFGFMTKVALQAEKMDHHPEWFNVYNKVNITLSSHDVNGLSQRDVKLASFIDKAAKVGEN